In Citrus sinensis cultivar Valencia sweet orange chromosome 2, DVS_A1.0, whole genome shotgun sequence, a single genomic region encodes these proteins:
- the LOC102614996 gene encoding uncharacterized protein LOC102614996 isoform X3 has protein sequence MQLGDNSQPIWVEFIPAIDQSINGEAEQRSVIQIKSGVVSQDGERVYFCTKNGLLLELSEVEPPRWLNHGRPPGANVAAIADAGNVRPEVVYTISSTGDLYEYDRISKPSWRKHIWSKGTAANASLIPSMACTLHGLIGDHSTSLFLLTKVISSQDLANIQGGNLVERRIQQRKWKWIIHGSPEDTHLTSITPVQQDESNEKFFSLFLTTSAGAVFEYQIPKYSGTSQENQFSGGWISHLHPPHARAARGAVGLPFQVGRTIFPLDDGRLAELHPSGLGGENSGPINQLSVRRKVSIKYVWSILDAPETEGWNAEYCTEERSPLNCMAGTKDEPNDLGITRTARRRKGSQAQYDYLFPSISGGRAQNPIEEYSLPDNWINNYFRLRVMHGSRSFFLITDGGFTFEYLYAESVWLWLRHDHSTPMRGVLGNYNGSLYMVDLYGSLLIRERSSNELAWINCTAMRKGRQVIGGPPWDGITGKAMKVTAEDALFFVSKNGRLLQFTVALRKFKWKDCRHPLDTKVACIVDQELFRENIVFVVGRNGRLYQYNKVTELWHEHYQSQHLVLSILPGTAMRPPSASLTGSLFMLSEDGGLVEYHWNTWDGWNWVEHGTPGKGVTLVGSPGPCLHGNQLLLIGSDGKVYLRYMDQMTWRWKNCGFPHKAKENSEDETQIGARETTEEVCNDENFEASMDKDADDLNDLKSHCDPKVAATRPIPFSEDSVIFDLRDGRLGEMRRVEDTHWVWSRTINTPTSSCFANYWTAVAS, from the exons ATGCAACTTGGTGACAACTCACAGCCAATTTGGGTAGAGTTCATACCTGCAATCGATCAAAGCATAAACGGAGAAGCAGAACAAAGATCAGTAATCCAAATAAAGTCTGGTGTTGTTTCGCAAGACGGGGA GAGAGTTTATTTCTGCACAAAGAATGGATTGCTGTTAGAACTTAGTGAGGTTGAGCCTCCAAG ATGGCTAAATCATGGCCGACCACCGGGTGCAAATGTTGCAGCCATAGCTGATGCTGGTAATGTTAGACCAGAAGTTGTGTATACTATAAG CTCTACAGGTGACCTTTATGAGTATGATAGAATCTCAAAGCCTTCATGGAGGAAGCATATATGGAGCAAAGGAACAGCAGCCAATGCTTCTCTGATACCATCAATGGCATGTACCTTACATGGCTTGATTGGAGATCACTCTACCTCTCTGTTTCTTTTAACTAAG gTCATATCCTCACAAGATCTCGCAAATATACAGGGTGGTAATTTAGTTGAGAGACGTATACAACAAAGGAAGTGGAAATGGATAATCCATGGAAGTCCAGAGGACACACATCTGACATCTATCACCCCAGTTCAGCAAGATGAATCAAATGAGAAGTTCTTCTCATTGTTTCTGACAACATCTGCTGGAGCTGTCTTTGAATATCAAATACCAAAATATTCAG GCACTTCTCAAGAGAATCAATTTTCTGGAGGATGGATATCTCACTTGCATCCCCCACATGCAAGAGCGGCCAGAGGGGCTGTCGGACTACCATTTCAAGTTGGCAGGACAATCTTTCCACTGGATGATGGTAGACTTGCTGAACTGCATCCATCCGGACTAGGTGGAGAAAATTCAGGGCCAATTAATCAACTTAGTGTTCGAAGAAAAGTATCTATTAAATACGTATGGTCTATACTAGATGCCCCAGAAACCGAAGGATGGAATGCAGAGTACTGCACTGAAGAACGTAGCCCTCTGAATTGCATGGCAGGCACAAAAGATGAACCAAATGATTTAGGTATTACAAGAACAGCAAGAAGGCGAAAGGGGAGCCAAGCACAATATGATTACCTATTTCCGAGTATCTCAGGTGGTAGAGCACAAAATCCTATAGAAGAATACAGTTTACCAGATAATTGGATTAACAATTACTTCCGTCTGAGAGTGATGCATGGAAGCAGATCATTTTTCCTCATCACAGATGGTGGTTTTACTTTTGAATATCTTTATGCTGAAAGTGTATGGCTTTGGCTAAGGCATGACCATTCAACACCTATGAGAGGGGTACTGGGAAACTACAATGGAAGCTTATATATGGTTGACTTATATGGTAGTTTGCTTATCAGAGAAAGAAGCAGCAATGAGCTGGCATGGATAAATTGTACGGCTATGAGGAAAGGAAGGCAAGTAATAGGAGGTCCTCCATGGGACGGAATAACAGGTAAAGCTATGAAAGTTACAGCAGAAGACGCACTCTTCTTTGTGAGCAAAAATGGAAGATTACTACAATTCACA GTGGCTCTAAGGAAGTTTAAATGGAAAGATTGCCGACACCCTCTAGATACTAAAGTTGCATGCATAGTTGATCAGGAACTTTTCAGGGAAAATATAGTATTTGTTGTTGGAAGAAATGGTCGGTTATATCAGTATAACAAAGTGACTGAACTGTGGCACGAGCACTATCAATCTCAGCATTTGGTTTTATCCATACTTCCAGGGACTGCAATGAGGCCACCATCAGCATCACTAACAGGCTCACTTTTCATGCTTTCCGAAGATGGAGGACTAGTTGAATATCACTGGAACACCTGGGATGGGTGGAACTGGGTGGAACACGGCACACCTGGTAAAGGTGTAACCTTGGTTGGTTCACCAGGACCATGCCTTCATGGAAATCAACTGCTCTTGATTGGGTCAGATGGGAAAGTGTACCTGAGATACATGGACCAAATGACATGGAGATGGAAAAATTGTGGTTTCCCGCATAAAGCAAAAGAGAACTCTGAGGATGAAACACAAATTGGGGCCAGAGAAACTACAGAAGAAGTTTgtaatgatgaaaattttgaagctAGCATGGACAAGGATGCAGATGACCTTAATGATCTTAAAAGCCACTGCGACCCGAAG GTGGCAGCTACAAGACCAATTCCATTTTCTGAAGATTCAGTAATCTTTGACCTAAGAGATGGCAGA CTGGGAGAAATGCGACGAGTAGAGGACACGCATTGGGTATGGTCGCGTACCATCAACACTCCAACAAGTTCGTGCTTTGCAAATTATTGGACTGCTGTGGCATCATGA
- the LOC102614996 gene encoding uncharacterized protein LOC102614996 isoform X1, with the protein MSMFHLIFFIRVLLSVSYLVFLDSASWCPHQYVQQSSQQFEQKTDRFWEFREETNSWIEVELPYDLVSCVNDNCSKVGSIDQTGATKEGHLEEVKTKQKETLKKKDGDGGVDESSDIVLPLRKRISLTKMSETSIWVTGVSGSVYERFWNGVQWVIAPHDLPISAGPAISVFIVNQRILALAEAGVLYQMQLGDNSQPIWVEFIPAIDQSINGEAEQRSVIQIKSGVVSQDGERVYFCTKNGLLLELSEVEPPRWLNHGRPPGANVAAIADAGNVRPEVVYTISSTGDLYEYDRISKPSWRKHIWSKGTAANASLIPSMACTLHGLIGDHSTSLFLLTKVISSQDLANIQGGNLVERRIQQRKWKWIIHGSPEDTHLTSITPVQQDESNEKFFSLFLTTSAGAVFEYQIPKYSGTSQENQFSGGWISHLHPPHARAARGAVGLPFQVGRTIFPLDDGRLAELHPSGLGGENSGPINQLSVRRKVSIKYVWSILDAPETEGWNAEYCTEERSPLNCMAGTKDEPNDLGITRTARRRKGSQAQYDYLFPSISGGRAQNPIEEYSLPDNWINNYFRLRVMHGSRSFFLITDGGFTFEYLYAESVWLWLRHDHSTPMRGVLGNYNGSLYMVDLYGSLLIRERSSNELAWINCTAMRKGRQVIGGPPWDGITGKAMKVTAEDALFFVSKNGRLLQFTVALRKFKWKDCRHPLDTKVACIVDQELFRENIVFVVGRNGRLYQYNKVTELWHEHYQSQHLVLSILPGTAMRPPSASLTGSLFMLSEDGGLVEYHWNTWDGWNWVEHGTPGKGVTLVGSPGPCLHGNQLLLIGSDGKVYLRYMDQMTWRWKNCGFPHKAKENSEDETQIGARETTEEVCNDENFEASMDKDADDLNDLKSHCDPKVAATRPIPFSEDSVIFDLRDGRLGEMRRVEDTHWVWSRTINTPTSSCFANYWTAVAS; encoded by the exons ATGTCCATGTtccatttaatatttttcatccGGGTCCTTCTATCGGTAAgttatttagtttttcttgATTCTGCTTCATGGTGCCCACATCAATATGTTCAACAAAGCAGTCAACAGTTTGAGCAGAAAACCGATCGGTTCTGGGAGTTCAGAGAGGAAACAAACAGCTGGATTGAAGTAGAACTCCCATATGATCTTGTATCTTGTGTTAATGATAACTGTTCAAAGGTGGGTTCAATTGATCAAACCGGAGCAACCAAAGAAGGACACTTAGAAGAAGtaaaaactaaacaaaaggaAACCTTGAAAAAGAAGGATGGTGATGGAGGAGTTGATGAAAGTTCTGATATTGTTCTGCCTCTGAGAAAAAGAATTTCTCTTACAAAAATGTCGGAGACATCCATTTGGGTAACTGGTGTTAGTGGTTCCGTATATGAAAGGTTCTGGAATGGAGTACAGTGGGTCATAGCACCCCATGATTTGCCCATATCAGCAGGTCCTGCCATCTCCGTTTTCATTGTCAACCAGAGAATTCTAGCACTGGCAGAAGCAGGAGTTTTGTACCAG ATGCAACTTGGTGACAACTCACAGCCAATTTGGGTAGAGTTCATACCTGCAATCGATCAAAGCATAAACGGAGAAGCAGAACAAAGATCAGTAATCCAAATAAAGTCTGGTGTTGTTTCGCAAGACGGGGA GAGAGTTTATTTCTGCACAAAGAATGGATTGCTGTTAGAACTTAGTGAGGTTGAGCCTCCAAG ATGGCTAAATCATGGCCGACCACCGGGTGCAAATGTTGCAGCCATAGCTGATGCTGGTAATGTTAGACCAGAAGTTGTGTATACTATAAG CTCTACAGGTGACCTTTATGAGTATGATAGAATCTCAAAGCCTTCATGGAGGAAGCATATATGGAGCAAAGGAACAGCAGCCAATGCTTCTCTGATACCATCAATGGCATGTACCTTACATGGCTTGATTGGAGATCACTCTACCTCTCTGTTTCTTTTAACTAAG gTCATATCCTCACAAGATCTCGCAAATATACAGGGTGGTAATTTAGTTGAGAGACGTATACAACAAAGGAAGTGGAAATGGATAATCCATGGAAGTCCAGAGGACACACATCTGACATCTATCACCCCAGTTCAGCAAGATGAATCAAATGAGAAGTTCTTCTCATTGTTTCTGACAACATCTGCTGGAGCTGTCTTTGAATATCAAATACCAAAATATTCAG GCACTTCTCAAGAGAATCAATTTTCTGGAGGATGGATATCTCACTTGCATCCCCCACATGCAAGAGCGGCCAGAGGGGCTGTCGGACTACCATTTCAAGTTGGCAGGACAATCTTTCCACTGGATGATGGTAGACTTGCTGAACTGCATCCATCCGGACTAGGTGGAGAAAATTCAGGGCCAATTAATCAACTTAGTGTTCGAAGAAAAGTATCTATTAAATACGTATGGTCTATACTAGATGCCCCAGAAACCGAAGGATGGAATGCAGAGTACTGCACTGAAGAACGTAGCCCTCTGAATTGCATGGCAGGCACAAAAGATGAACCAAATGATTTAGGTATTACAAGAACAGCAAGAAGGCGAAAGGGGAGCCAAGCACAATATGATTACCTATTTCCGAGTATCTCAGGTGGTAGAGCACAAAATCCTATAGAAGAATACAGTTTACCAGATAATTGGATTAACAATTACTTCCGTCTGAGAGTGATGCATGGAAGCAGATCATTTTTCCTCATCACAGATGGTGGTTTTACTTTTGAATATCTTTATGCTGAAAGTGTATGGCTTTGGCTAAGGCATGACCATTCAACACCTATGAGAGGGGTACTGGGAAACTACAATGGAAGCTTATATATGGTTGACTTATATGGTAGTTTGCTTATCAGAGAAAGAAGCAGCAATGAGCTGGCATGGATAAATTGTACGGCTATGAGGAAAGGAAGGCAAGTAATAGGAGGTCCTCCATGGGACGGAATAACAGGTAAAGCTATGAAAGTTACAGCAGAAGACGCACTCTTCTTTGTGAGCAAAAATGGAAGATTACTACAATTCACA GTGGCTCTAAGGAAGTTTAAATGGAAAGATTGCCGACACCCTCTAGATACTAAAGTTGCATGCATAGTTGATCAGGAACTTTTCAGGGAAAATATAGTATTTGTTGTTGGAAGAAATGGTCGGTTATATCAGTATAACAAAGTGACTGAACTGTGGCACGAGCACTATCAATCTCAGCATTTGGTTTTATCCATACTTCCAGGGACTGCAATGAGGCCACCATCAGCATCACTAACAGGCTCACTTTTCATGCTTTCCGAAGATGGAGGACTAGTTGAATATCACTGGAACACCTGGGATGGGTGGAACTGGGTGGAACACGGCACACCTGGTAAAGGTGTAACCTTGGTTGGTTCACCAGGACCATGCCTTCATGGAAATCAACTGCTCTTGATTGGGTCAGATGGGAAAGTGTACCTGAGATACATGGACCAAATGACATGGAGATGGAAAAATTGTGGTTTCCCGCATAAAGCAAAAGAGAACTCTGAGGATGAAACACAAATTGGGGCCAGAGAAACTACAGAAGAAGTTTgtaatgatgaaaattttgaagctAGCATGGACAAGGATGCAGATGACCTTAATGATCTTAAAAGCCACTGCGACCCGAAG GTGGCAGCTACAAGACCAATTCCATTTTCTGAAGATTCAGTAATCTTTGACCTAAGAGATGGCAGA CTGGGAGAAATGCGACGAGTAGAGGACACGCATTGGGTATGGTCGCGTACCATCAACACTCCAACAAGTTCGTGCTTTGCAAATTATTGGACTGCTGTGGCATCATGA
- the LOC102614996 gene encoding uncharacterized protein LOC102614996 isoform X2, giving the protein MSMFHLIFFIRVLLSVSYLVFLDSASWCPHQYVQQSSQQFEQKTDRFWEFREETNSWIEVELPYDLVSCVNDNCSKVGSIDQTGATKEGHLEEVKTKQKETLKKKDGDGGVDESSDIVLPLRKRISLTKMSETSIWVTGVSGSVYERFWNGVQWVIAPHDLPISAGPAISVFIVNQRILALAEAGVLYQMQLGDNSQPIWVEFIPAIDQSINGEAEQRSVIQIKSGVVSQDGERVYFCTKNGLLLELSEVEPPRWLNHGRPPGANVAAIADAGNVRPEVVYTISSTGDLYEYDRISKPSWRKHIWSKGTAANASLIPSMACTLHGLIGDHSTSLFLLTKGGNLVERRIQQRKWKWIIHGSPEDTHLTSITPVQQDESNEKFFSLFLTTSAGAVFEYQIPKYSGTSQENQFSGGWISHLHPPHARAARGAVGLPFQVGRTIFPLDDGRLAELHPSGLGGENSGPINQLSVRRKVSIKYVWSILDAPETEGWNAEYCTEERSPLNCMAGTKDEPNDLGITRTARRRKGSQAQYDYLFPSISGGRAQNPIEEYSLPDNWINNYFRLRVMHGSRSFFLITDGGFTFEYLYAESVWLWLRHDHSTPMRGVLGNYNGSLYMVDLYGSLLIRERSSNELAWINCTAMRKGRQVIGGPPWDGITGKAMKVTAEDALFFVSKNGRLLQFTVALRKFKWKDCRHPLDTKVACIVDQELFRENIVFVVGRNGRLYQYNKVTELWHEHYQSQHLVLSILPGTAMRPPSASLTGSLFMLSEDGGLVEYHWNTWDGWNWVEHGTPGKGVTLVGSPGPCLHGNQLLLIGSDGKVYLRYMDQMTWRWKNCGFPHKAKENSEDETQIGARETTEEVCNDENFEASMDKDADDLNDLKSHCDPKVAATRPIPFSEDSVIFDLRDGRLGEMRRVEDTHWVWSRTINTPTSSCFANYWTAVAS; this is encoded by the exons ATGTCCATGTtccatttaatatttttcatccGGGTCCTTCTATCGGTAAgttatttagtttttcttgATTCTGCTTCATGGTGCCCACATCAATATGTTCAACAAAGCAGTCAACAGTTTGAGCAGAAAACCGATCGGTTCTGGGAGTTCAGAGAGGAAACAAACAGCTGGATTGAAGTAGAACTCCCATATGATCTTGTATCTTGTGTTAATGATAACTGTTCAAAGGTGGGTTCAATTGATCAAACCGGAGCAACCAAAGAAGGACACTTAGAAGAAGtaaaaactaaacaaaaggaAACCTTGAAAAAGAAGGATGGTGATGGAGGAGTTGATGAAAGTTCTGATATTGTTCTGCCTCTGAGAAAAAGAATTTCTCTTACAAAAATGTCGGAGACATCCATTTGGGTAACTGGTGTTAGTGGTTCCGTATATGAAAGGTTCTGGAATGGAGTACAGTGGGTCATAGCACCCCATGATTTGCCCATATCAGCAGGTCCTGCCATCTCCGTTTTCATTGTCAACCAGAGAATTCTAGCACTGGCAGAAGCAGGAGTTTTGTACCAG ATGCAACTTGGTGACAACTCACAGCCAATTTGGGTAGAGTTCATACCTGCAATCGATCAAAGCATAAACGGAGAAGCAGAACAAAGATCAGTAATCCAAATAAAGTCTGGTGTTGTTTCGCAAGACGGGGA GAGAGTTTATTTCTGCACAAAGAATGGATTGCTGTTAGAACTTAGTGAGGTTGAGCCTCCAAG ATGGCTAAATCATGGCCGACCACCGGGTGCAAATGTTGCAGCCATAGCTGATGCTGGTAATGTTAGACCAGAAGTTGTGTATACTATAAG CTCTACAGGTGACCTTTATGAGTATGATAGAATCTCAAAGCCTTCATGGAGGAAGCATATATGGAGCAAAGGAACAGCAGCCAATGCTTCTCTGATACCATCAATGGCATGTACCTTACATGGCTTGATTGGAGATCACTCTACCTCTCTGTTTCTTTTAACTAAG GGTGGTAATTTAGTTGAGAGACGTATACAACAAAGGAAGTGGAAATGGATAATCCATGGAAGTCCAGAGGACACACATCTGACATCTATCACCCCAGTTCAGCAAGATGAATCAAATGAGAAGTTCTTCTCATTGTTTCTGACAACATCTGCTGGAGCTGTCTTTGAATATCAAATACCAAAATATTCAG GCACTTCTCAAGAGAATCAATTTTCTGGAGGATGGATATCTCACTTGCATCCCCCACATGCAAGAGCGGCCAGAGGGGCTGTCGGACTACCATTTCAAGTTGGCAGGACAATCTTTCCACTGGATGATGGTAGACTTGCTGAACTGCATCCATCCGGACTAGGTGGAGAAAATTCAGGGCCAATTAATCAACTTAGTGTTCGAAGAAAAGTATCTATTAAATACGTATGGTCTATACTAGATGCCCCAGAAACCGAAGGATGGAATGCAGAGTACTGCACTGAAGAACGTAGCCCTCTGAATTGCATGGCAGGCACAAAAGATGAACCAAATGATTTAGGTATTACAAGAACAGCAAGAAGGCGAAAGGGGAGCCAAGCACAATATGATTACCTATTTCCGAGTATCTCAGGTGGTAGAGCACAAAATCCTATAGAAGAATACAGTTTACCAGATAATTGGATTAACAATTACTTCCGTCTGAGAGTGATGCATGGAAGCAGATCATTTTTCCTCATCACAGATGGTGGTTTTACTTTTGAATATCTTTATGCTGAAAGTGTATGGCTTTGGCTAAGGCATGACCATTCAACACCTATGAGAGGGGTACTGGGAAACTACAATGGAAGCTTATATATGGTTGACTTATATGGTAGTTTGCTTATCAGAGAAAGAAGCAGCAATGAGCTGGCATGGATAAATTGTACGGCTATGAGGAAAGGAAGGCAAGTAATAGGAGGTCCTCCATGGGACGGAATAACAGGTAAAGCTATGAAAGTTACAGCAGAAGACGCACTCTTCTTTGTGAGCAAAAATGGAAGATTACTACAATTCACA GTGGCTCTAAGGAAGTTTAAATGGAAAGATTGCCGACACCCTCTAGATACTAAAGTTGCATGCATAGTTGATCAGGAACTTTTCAGGGAAAATATAGTATTTGTTGTTGGAAGAAATGGTCGGTTATATCAGTATAACAAAGTGACTGAACTGTGGCACGAGCACTATCAATCTCAGCATTTGGTTTTATCCATACTTCCAGGGACTGCAATGAGGCCACCATCAGCATCACTAACAGGCTCACTTTTCATGCTTTCCGAAGATGGAGGACTAGTTGAATATCACTGGAACACCTGGGATGGGTGGAACTGGGTGGAACACGGCACACCTGGTAAAGGTGTAACCTTGGTTGGTTCACCAGGACCATGCCTTCATGGAAATCAACTGCTCTTGATTGGGTCAGATGGGAAAGTGTACCTGAGATACATGGACCAAATGACATGGAGATGGAAAAATTGTGGTTTCCCGCATAAAGCAAAAGAGAACTCTGAGGATGAAACACAAATTGGGGCCAGAGAAACTACAGAAGAAGTTTgtaatgatgaaaattttgaagctAGCATGGACAAGGATGCAGATGACCTTAATGATCTTAAAAGCCACTGCGACCCGAAG GTGGCAGCTACAAGACCAATTCCATTTTCTGAAGATTCAGTAATCTTTGACCTAAGAGATGGCAGA CTGGGAGAAATGCGACGAGTAGAGGACACGCATTGGGTATGGTCGCGTACCATCAACACTCCAACAAGTTCGTGCTTTGCAAATTATTGGACTGCTGTGGCATCATGA